One genomic window of Bacillus mycoides includes the following:
- a CDS encoding phosphonate ABC transporter permease, whose translation MPFLGSVYQIFGLYPEIYHAMISAELQEEAQKEHIDNNSTEIEAEE comes from the coding sequence ATGCCGTTTTTAGGAAGTGTATATCAAATATTTGGATTATATCCAGAAATTTATCATGCGATGATTTCAGCAGAGCTGCAAGAAGAAGCTCAAAAGGAACATATCGATAATAATAGTACAGAAATTGAAGCGGAAGAATAA
- a CDS encoding MurR/RpiR family transcriptional regulator, with product MHVVNVLLKIESLLYQLPKSERKIAQYILTNPQEVIRMTIHELATHANASSSAVTRLCRSIEISSFSELKVSLSSHLSYPEKKGFYDIEPNETITAIKEKIVSNSVQAIQETALYLDEVVLNQIIEAMRNADVIYVYGLGASWLVAEDITHKWLRLGKIVSAYQDAHIMATALAASTKNCVFFSISNSGETGEVLRLVDIAKASGIQTIGLSRFGNNRLTNKVDMSLHHVRAPEAQFRSAATSSLFAQFLTIDIIFYAYASKYYDENIKEIERSRESVLRFIGKKNTN from the coding sequence ATGCATGTAGTGAATGTATTATTAAAAATTGAAAGTTTATTATATCAATTACCAAAATCTGAAAGAAAAATAGCGCAATATATTTTAACCAATCCACAAGAAGTTATTAGAATGACTATACATGAATTAGCTACTCATGCTAATGCGAGTAGCTCTGCGGTCACTAGGCTTTGTCGTTCTATTGAAATTTCTAGTTTTTCAGAGTTAAAGGTATCTTTATCATCGCATCTCTCATACCCAGAGAAGAAAGGTTTTTATGACATTGAACCAAATGAAACAATAACGGCTATTAAAGAAAAAATAGTTTCCAACTCTGTACAAGCGATACAAGAAACAGCACTTTATTTAGATGAAGTTGTTCTCAATCAAATAATTGAAGCTATGAGAAATGCAGATGTTATTTATGTTTATGGATTAGGGGCTTCATGGCTTGTTGCGGAAGATATTACTCATAAATGGTTACGTTTAGGAAAGATTGTAAGTGCATATCAGGATGCACATATCATGGCTACTGCACTTGCTGCATCAACAAAAAATTGTGTGTTTTTTAGTATATCCAATAGTGGAGAAACTGGAGAAGTACTGCGACTTGTTGATATTGCTAAAGCATCTGGTATTCAAACAATTGGATTGTCTCGATTTGGGAATAACAGATTAACCAATAAAGTTGATATGTCCTTACATCATGTTCGTGCACCAGAGGCTCAATTTCGTAGTGCAGCAACAAGTTCATTATTTGCCCAATTTCTGACTATTGACATAATCTTCTATGCATATGCATCAAAATATTATGATGAAAACATTAAGGAAATTGAACGTTCAAGAGAATCTGTATTAAGGTTCATAGGGAAAAAAAACACTAATTAA
- a CDS encoding vWA domain-containing protein, whose protein sequence is MKIRICATFMLFLFICLPFSVFAKGEEAKERVVSLVYDDSGSMRNNDRWKYANYALQSLVALLDEKDKFSYVPMSKPNDPLNISLTKDQRQTEINGIGAWKTYLNTPFSAVETAMQSIKKEADIDGKREFWLIVLTDGAFNDLEKDKVGGKEQITQKLAQFKKEMDSKKISLHPVLITMEEDLGQQEKEQLNTFKEIWKTEMNGVVMPSSGEDGIVQSVNQVAALVANRDPFSSVESIVKTKIVGKRVEITTPFPLKRMTLVRQSPSLSNYKVMQLSKPLQLQSSFSIHAPGEAKLFGNIVHVSTANQEVIKPGTYTIEVDQDIEKEGLQVLVEPALNYTVSTYDKDDKDRKNVEKMYEGVTAVIEAKPTELPIQISYFEAEVEIDGKQYPMKWDDKRHVFYYETKVGKELVRGKVHMNIKGFYRQTKEFKIEPAEKPKLTLQAVTKDYEEKVTNLENSKPFILQPQLNGKPMTEEAVKKLLKSTGVTSNQSINYELKQHGSQVYVYPRPYYSDTFNFTDTGTVEATITISDSTLQEVKEKIVLHIENAPFFEKYALVFKFVIPITLLLLVVGIIILGCIVRPRFHRKALLYYEWDQEVAKDWLYQSEPELLKNKWWKHYFGIPFRAERKTVQSVTLIAKKGSKSIFVAKESQVVGMIIDGMFITEEEVGMEHKTLYPNELLVIDRGYGKEIYRYECE, encoded by the coding sequence ATGAAAATTCGAATTTGTGCCACGTTCATGTTGTTTCTATTTATATGTTTACCTTTTTCAGTTTTTGCAAAAGGAGAGGAGGCAAAGGAAAGGGTCGTTTCACTTGTATATGATGATTCGGGCAGCATGAGAAATAACGATCGCTGGAAGTATGCCAATTACGCCTTGCAAAGTTTAGTTGCGCTATTAGATGAGAAAGATAAATTTTCTTACGTTCCAATGAGTAAGCCAAATGATCCGTTAAACATTTCGTTAACAAAGGATCAAAGGCAAACAGAAATTAATGGAATCGGCGCGTGGAAAACATATTTAAATACTCCATTTAGCGCAGTAGAAACGGCGATGCAATCTATAAAGAAGGAAGCAGATATAGATGGGAAACGTGAATTTTGGCTTATTGTATTAACTGACGGGGCATTTAATGATTTGGAGAAAGATAAGGTTGGTGGAAAAGAACAAATTACACAGAAGTTAGCACAGTTTAAGAAAGAGATGGATTCTAAAAAGATCTCTTTGCACCCAGTCTTAATCACGATGGAAGAGGATTTAGGGCAGCAAGAAAAAGAGCAGTTAAATACGTTTAAAGAGATTTGGAAAACAGAAATGAATGGAGTTGTCATGCCGTCTAGCGGTGAGGATGGTATTGTACAAAGTGTGAATCAAGTGGCAGCATTAGTTGCAAATCGTGATCCATTTTCTTCTGTTGAATCGATTGTCAAAACGAAAATAGTAGGGAAAAGAGTAGAGATTACAACACCGTTTCCATTAAAGCGTATGACGCTTGTACGACAATCACCTTCTTTGTCTAATTATAAAGTTATGCAACTTTCCAAACCGTTACAATTGCAGTCTTCTTTTTCCATACATGCACCAGGAGAAGCTAAATTATTCGGAAATATAGTGCATGTAAGTACAGCGAATCAGGAAGTGATTAAGCCAGGGACATATACGATAGAAGTGGATCAGGACATTGAGAAAGAGGGATTACAAGTACTTGTTGAACCAGCGCTTAACTATACTGTTTCTACGTATGACAAAGATGATAAGGATAGAAAAAATGTTGAGAAAATGTATGAAGGTGTGACAGCTGTTATTGAAGCGAAACCTACTGAATTACCAATTCAAATTTCTTATTTCGAAGCAGAAGTAGAAATAGACGGAAAGCAGTATCCGATGAAGTGGGATGATAAAAGACATGTGTTTTATTACGAGACAAAAGTTGGTAAAGAGTTAGTACGCGGGAAAGTCCATATGAATATAAAGGGATTTTATAGACAGACGAAAGAATTCAAGATTGAACCAGCTGAAAAACCCAAATTAACACTTCAAGCTGTTACGAAAGATTATGAAGAAAAGGTAACAAATTTAGAAAATAGTAAACCATTTATTTTACAGCCACAGTTAAATGGTAAACCGATGACAGAAGAGGCTGTAAAGAAACTATTAAAATCTACTGGTGTCACATCGAATCAATCGATCAACTATGAATTAAAACAGCATGGTAGTCAAGTTTATGTTTATCCTCGACCTTATTACTCCGACACATTCAATTTTACAGATACCGGCACCGTAGAGGCTACCATCACGATCAGTGATTCAACATTACAAGAAGTAAAGGAAAAAATCGTACTGCACATTGAAAATGCGCCTTTTTTTGAGAAGTATGCGCTCGTTTTTAAATTTGTAATTCCCATCACTTTATTACTTTTAGTAGTAGGAATTATTATTTTAGGATGTATTGTTCGTCCGAGATTTCATAGGAAAGCATTACTATATTACGAATGGGATCAAGAAGTAGCGAAAGATTGGCTTTATCAATCTGAACCAGAGTTACTTAAAAATAAATGGTGGAAGCACTATTTTGGCATTCCATTCCGAGCAGAAAGAAAGACTGTGCAATCTGTAACATTAATAGCGAAAAAAGGATCGAAATCTATATTTGTAGCAAAAGAATCGCAAGTGGTTGGGATGATTATTGATGGGATGTTTATAACAGAGGAAGAGGTAGGAATGGAGCATAAGACGTTGTATCCAAATGAACTTTTAGTAATTGATAGAGGATATGGTAAGGAGATTTACCGGTACGAATGTGAATAG
- a CDS encoding APC family permease — translation MSLFIKKAMNEEKKNVLQQTLGAIDLTLLGIGAIIGTGIFVLTGIVAAKHAGPAIVLSFMLAAIVCACVAFCYAEFASTVPVSGSVYSYTYMTLGEIFAFIVGWCVMLEYLLATSAVAAGWSAYFQSLLLGFNIHIPAIVASAPGMGNGGIIDLPAVIIILVVTFLLSRGVKESARINNIMVIIKLAVILVFIIVGAKYVKPENWQPFLPFGYHGVIGGAATVFFAFLGFDAVATAAEEVKRPQRNVPIGLLVSLCICTILYVGVSFVLTGMVPFTDLNVADPVAYALRIVGEDRIAGLLSVGAIAGLTTVLLVAMFAFVRVSYSMSRDGLLPKRFSSVHKRYQTPFFNTWITGILAAVLAGLLDLNLLANLVNVGTITAFIFVSIAVIVLRKTHPNLKRPFRAPLVPFLPILAIVSCLYLALNLSKTTLISFAIWVIVGIFIYFIYAKKHSKIRNKV, via the coding sequence ATGAGTTTATTTATAAAGAAAGCAATGAATGAAGAAAAGAAAAACGTGTTACAGCAAACTTTAGGAGCAATTGATTTAACGCTTTTAGGAATTGGAGCAATTATTGGTACAGGCATTTTCGTATTAACAGGTATTGTAGCAGCGAAACATGCTGGTCCAGCAATTGTATTATCTTTCATGTTAGCTGCAATTGTATGTGCTTGTGTAGCTTTTTGTTATGCTGAATTTGCATCTACAGTCCCGGTCTCAGGAAGTGTGTATTCGTATACGTATATGACATTAGGTGAGATTTTTGCTTTTATAGTTGGCTGGTGTGTTATGTTAGAGTACTTATTAGCTACTTCTGCGGTGGCGGCGGGATGGTCAGCTTATTTTCAGTCATTGCTACTAGGGTTTAATATTCATATTCCGGCAATCGTTGCTTCTGCACCAGGGATGGGGAATGGCGGGATTATCGACTTGCCAGCGGTTATTATTATTTTAGTTGTTACATTTTTACTAAGTCGTGGTGTGAAAGAAAGTGCACGTATAAATAATATAATGGTTATTATCAAACTGGCTGTTATTTTAGTATTTATTATTGTAGGAGCAAAATATGTAAAGCCAGAGAATTGGCAGCCGTTTCTTCCTTTTGGATACCATGGTGTTATTGGAGGAGCTGCTACTGTATTTTTTGCCTTTTTAGGTTTCGATGCAGTTGCAACAGCAGCAGAGGAAGTGAAACGCCCACAACGTAACGTTCCAATTGGATTACTTGTCTCTTTATGCATTTGTACAATTCTTTATGTTGGTGTTTCATTCGTGTTAACTGGAATGGTTCCATTTACGGATCTGAATGTAGCTGATCCAGTAGCATATGCACTGCGTATTGTAGGAGAGGATAGAATTGCTGGTCTATTATCAGTTGGAGCGATAGCTGGTTTAACAACAGTTCTGTTAGTTGCTATGTTCGCATTTGTTCGAGTATCATACTCGATGAGCCGAGATGGATTGTTACCAAAAAGATTTTCGAGTGTTCATAAACGTTATCAAACACCATTTTTTAATACATGGATTACGGGTATTCTTGCGGCTGTATTAGCAGGTTTGTTGGACTTGAATTTGTTGGCAAATTTAGTGAATGTGGGAACGATAACAGCTTTCATATTTGTATCTATAGCTGTAATTGTATTAAGGAAGACACATCCTAATTTGAAAAGACCGTTCCGTGCTCCGTTAGTTCCATTCTTACCTATACTTGCGATAGTAAGTTGTTTATATTTAGCATTAAATCTTTCTAAAACCACTTTAATCAGTTTTGCAATTTGGGTTATTGTAGGTATTTTTATTTATTTTATATACGCGAAAAAACATAGTAAGATTAGAAATAAAGTATAA
- a CDS encoding BadF/BadG/BcrA/BcrD ATPase family protein, which translates to MNYIIGVDGGGTKTEAVAYDLTGEKISEGKAGYGNLLLNEEQALINIIDAIAKCLVPLKNEECQYICLGLAGYGGVKNTKGIKDALSDAFNIPFMIVNDGIIAHAALLKGKNGILTISGTGSVSIGVQNDTEKLAGGWGHILGDEGSGYWIAMQVFMKMTQEEDEGLNYSDLTKLILTKLGYQSVLELKKFIYSSTKAEIASFVPIIVQQAKAGDDFAKNILKQAGCHLAKITLDVCGKLNFDNNVTIAIKGSVLTNIQIVQTSFIEKIKQEKPEVQFILEDVSSTLGCYYLALKYMS; encoded by the coding sequence ATGAATTATATTATCGGAGTAGACGGTGGTGGCACTAAAACTGAAGCAGTGGCTTATGATTTAACTGGTGAAAAAATAAGTGAAGGTAAAGCAGGATACGGAAACTTACTTTTAAATGAAGAGCAAGCTCTTATTAACATTATTGATGCTATTGCAAAATGCTTAGTTCCTTTGAAAAATGAAGAATGCCAGTATATATGCTTAGGGTTAGCGGGGTATGGAGGGGTTAAAAATACAAAAGGTATAAAAGATGCTCTTTCTGATGCGTTTAATATTCCATTTATGATTGTAAATGATGGAATTATTGCACATGCTGCTTTACTAAAGGGGAAAAATGGTATCTTAACAATTTCAGGGACAGGATCTGTTAGTATTGGAGTTCAAAATGATACTGAAAAATTGGCAGGTGGCTGGGGACATATTCTTGGTGATGAAGGAAGTGGCTATTGGATTGCTATGCAGGTTTTCATGAAAATGACGCAAGAAGAAGATGAGGGATTAAATTATAGTGACCTAACTAAGTTGATACTAACAAAACTTGGTTATCAGAGTGTGCTTGAGTTAAAAAAATTTATTTATTCCTCAACTAAGGCAGAGATTGCTTCTTTTGTTCCAATAATCGTTCAACAAGCAAAAGCAGGTGATGATTTTGCAAAGAATATTCTCAAACAAGCAGGCTGTCACCTTGCCAAGATTACGCTTGATGTTTGTGGAAAATTAAATTTTGACAACAATGTTACAATTGCTATTAAAGGAAGTGTGTTAACTAATATACAGATTGTACAAACTTCCTTTATTGAAAAAATTAAACAAGAAAAACCGGAAGTGCAATTTATTTTAGAAGATGTATCATCTACATTAGGCTGTTATTACTTAGCTCTGAAATATATGAGCTAA
- a CDS encoding DUF1294 domain-containing protein: protein MKWIYFIVINVIAFSMMGLDKRKAKKKQWRTPESTLFLSAAAGGAVGAWIGMYMFHHKTHKSKFIFGIPVLVIITVGVFLYI from the coding sequence ATGAAATGGATTTATTTTATTGTTATCAACGTTATAGCATTTAGCATGATGGGGCTTGATAAGCGAAAAGCAAAGAAAAAGCAGTGGAGAACGCCAGAAAGTACGTTGTTTTTATCAGCTGCAGCTGGAGGAGCGGTTGGAGCTTGGATTGGTATGTATATGTTTCATCATAAGACACATAAAAGTAAATTTATCTTCGGTATTCCAGTGCTCGTTATTATAACAGTAGGAGTGTTTTTATACATATAA
- the rarD gene encoding EamA family transporter RarD, producing the protein MGSQTAEQKQGIIYAAGAYTMWGVLPIYWKWVEEVPADEILAHRIVWAFVFMLLVLGVTKRFRQFGGELVALFKRPKLLMSLTIASVLISGNWFVYIWAVNHNHVIEASLGYYINPLISILLGTVVLKEKLNFWQYVAVGLAGLGVVILTIRFGSIPWVSLSLAFSFGLYGLTKKLLNYDATIGLTMETMLVTPFALIYLFMTGVHGFGSFGSISAISTFLLIGAGIVTALPLFYFAKGAQLIPLYMIGFLQYIAPTISLILGVFVFGEHFTSTHMIAFFCIWIALFVFSMAKTKFLLQKQPKFIKNKSAKVS; encoded by the coding sequence ATGGGGAGTCAAACAGCAGAGCAAAAGCAGGGGATTATATATGCGGCGGGTGCGTATACGATGTGGGGAGTTCTTCCGATTTATTGGAAATGGGTGGAGGAAGTACCGGCGGATGAAATATTAGCACACCGCATCGTTTGGGCATTTGTTTTTATGTTGTTAGTTTTAGGAGTAACGAAGAGGTTTCGTCAGTTTGGTGGGGAGTTAGTGGCCCTTTTTAAACGACCTAAATTATTAATGTCATTAACAATTGCTTCGGTACTTATTAGTGGAAACTGGTTTGTATACATATGGGCCGTAAATCATAACCATGTAATCGAAGCAAGTCTTGGGTATTATATTAATCCACTTATAAGTATTTTACTTGGTACAGTTGTTTTAAAAGAGAAGCTTAATTTTTGGCAATATGTTGCGGTTGGTTTAGCTGGATTAGGCGTTGTTATTTTAACGATACGTTTCGGATCAATTCCATGGGTTTCTCTTTCACTTGCTTTTTCATTTGGATTATATGGATTAACGAAAAAATTATTAAATTACGACGCAACAATTGGGCTTACGATGGAAACGATGTTAGTGACGCCATTTGCACTTATATATTTGTTTATGACAGGAGTTCATGGCTTTGGTTCGTTCGGTTCTATTTCGGCAATATCAACGTTTCTTTTAATAGGGGCGGGTATTGTTACAGCGTTACCACTCTTTTATTTTGCTAAAGGAGCACAACTTATTCCGCTCTATATGATAGGATTTTTACAATACATCGCGCCGACTATTAGTTTAATTTTAGGTGTGTTCGTTTTTGGTGAACATTTCACATCTACTCATATGATTGCGTTTTTCTGTATATGGATTGCTTTATTTGTCTTTTCAATGGCGAAAACAAAGTTTCTACTACAGAAACAACCAAAATTTATTAAAAATAAATCAGCAAAAGTATCATAA
- a CDS encoding tubulin-like doman-containing protein, whose translation MTLQVPTILIGLGGIGSTVTHQIYERLPEERRKKVAMHVFDTDVNTLSKFDHIRKFKTQTSSSKTPREYIAGDPTIPEWFPMDPTILDKPLTEGAGQLRVISRLALRAAMKEDKLTSFWQEIEKIFPVTSDQTEYGVRVIIVTSLAGGTGSGMFLQIALYLREMLRKKLQHHNILIRGAFLMPDVLVKTRTVSAKEFETVQANGYASLKELHAITLGSTGELSKRGGVTIELEYRPDQVDEDGRTNHTIKQHHLPYNYCFLYDYENLHGHHLHNLSDYMEQMANTIYLQLFSPMSANHFAQEDNQIQQLAESSGKGRYCGAGTAKLIYPYEHVLKYCALKWAVQGLDESWLHLDQLFQEKKQRYDQDVKRGMQREKPERGKSYLEDLEHLATRPEQAHIFYRQMFNETREGAEGGKVGVAKSKLFLDAVESYVHRTVQKDEELNRLQHECKISAAKLKMMEQMKGEVARVDHAVRLYAYAIPSRVHEHVTTLLYDMVESDRFIPSGSEGQSYQLNTWFLKKTDPVHPVAARFMLYEIRKQLVEKMNRLHENNEQKRNLIQNYDKKFNVSNIDGTVTAVRRVEIAQQQGWVGKMFYNQQRLFKKEFEDIVTQYVHKLSEYRKEMLLELVYQSLYQAVDKMIQYWERFFDNLHETRENLLFEIQKRSKEFEGKTNPTNVYVLAEEKLQEKIWQDMQQHLNLGVLPKDISAEIYMSLYGEYCRDAKAEEIQSKKVEDFYREHILSYCYDELQVRYRDKLELNIVEALRKEADFKKRDRDEYVREKIEDLFHLASPFVPKVSHHRELQYWGVHPSLKQELQEELLQEMFKEKDTVNEAFSPFEVICYRAHYGLSLQDFPKLSSGHIANGFMNDKGDYFQSYYRRVNKLNSKKSSLTPHLDKYWHLPAFMPDLNATQTKLDYDKCNRALLYAYMYRWISLVAVDGQFVYQYNGVGRSFLIQSMGKNISSESYKLHRALLHNPFIYENILSRFEEEQEKAMIQGGHLYTHAFVLGAQDIRWLRKEHVHNILDMILMYDREAKYDPTLEETSDDLLRLFLDEIELYFQNYYGTGADMVAKKEKEMFMKQLWDRSYAKGYVDPNSAPYKKWQNVLHVPDEEEVPKTNV comes from the coding sequence ATGACATTACAAGTTCCAACAATTTTAATTGGCTTAGGTGGAATCGGTAGTACTGTCACACATCAAATATATGAAAGATTACCTGAGGAGCGTCGTAAAAAGGTAGCGATGCATGTATTTGATACAGATGTGAATACATTGAGTAAATTTGATCATATTCGGAAGTTTAAGACGCAAACGAGCTCGAGTAAAACACCGAGAGAGTATATTGCGGGAGATCCAACGATTCCAGAGTGGTTTCCAATGGATCCGACTATACTGGATAAACCGTTAACAGAAGGGGCCGGACAGTTACGTGTCATTTCTCGTTTAGCGTTGCGTGCAGCGATGAAAGAAGATAAACTCACATCGTTTTGGCAAGAAATCGAGAAGATTTTTCCAGTTACAAGTGATCAGACGGAATATGGTGTACGTGTCATTATTGTAACATCACTAGCTGGCGGAACAGGCTCAGGGATGTTTTTACAAATCGCATTATATTTGCGTGAAATGCTCCGGAAAAAATTGCAGCATCACAACATTTTAATTCGCGGTGCGTTTTTAATGCCAGATGTTTTAGTTAAGACGAGAACGGTTAGTGCGAAAGAGTTTGAAACTGTGCAAGCGAATGGTTACGCATCGTTAAAAGAGTTGCACGCTATTACGCTCGGGTCGACTGGTGAATTATCAAAACGAGGCGGCGTAACGATTGAATTAGAATATCGTCCTGATCAAGTGGATGAAGATGGAAGAACAAATCATACGATAAAGCAGCATCATTTGCCGTACAATTATTGTTTCTTATATGATTATGAAAATTTACATGGGCACCATTTGCACAATTTATCAGATTATATGGAGCAAATGGCAAATACGATTTATTTACAGTTATTCAGTCCAATGTCTGCAAATCATTTTGCGCAAGAAGATAATCAAATTCAGCAATTGGCAGAATCGAGTGGGAAAGGGAGATATTGCGGAGCAGGAACGGCGAAGCTCATTTATCCGTATGAGCACGTTTTGAAATACTGTGCTTTAAAATGGGCGGTGCAAGGTTTAGATGAATCTTGGCTTCATTTAGATCAACTGTTTCAAGAGAAGAAGCAAAGATATGATCAAGATGTAAAGCGCGGTATGCAGCGTGAAAAGCCAGAGCGCGGGAAAAGTTATTTAGAAGATTTAGAGCATCTTGCTACTCGTCCAGAACAGGCCCATATTTTTTATAGACAAATGTTCAATGAGACGCGCGAAGGGGCAGAGGGCGGTAAGGTCGGTGTTGCGAAGTCTAAGTTGTTTTTAGATGCTGTCGAAAGCTACGTACACCGTACAGTGCAAAAAGATGAAGAATTAAACCGCCTGCAGCATGAGTGTAAAATATCGGCTGCGAAACTGAAAATGATGGAACAAATGAAAGGTGAAGTAGCGAGAGTTGATCATGCGGTTCGTTTATATGCTTATGCGATTCCGAGCCGTGTACATGAGCATGTGACTACACTTTTATATGACATGGTCGAATCAGACCGCTTTATACCGAGTGGCTCAGAAGGACAGTCTTATCAATTAAATACATGGTTTTTAAAGAAAACGGATCCGGTTCATCCTGTCGCAGCACGTTTTATGCTGTATGAAATTCGTAAGCAGTTAGTAGAGAAGATGAATCGACTGCATGAAAATAATGAACAAAAGCGTAATTTAATTCAAAACTACGATAAGAAATTTAATGTGAGTAATATTGATGGAACGGTAACGGCTGTTCGCCGCGTTGAAATTGCTCAGCAACAAGGCTGGGTCGGGAAAATGTTTTATAATCAGCAACGTTTGTTCAAAAAAGAATTTGAAGATATCGTAACGCAATATGTGCACAAATTAAGTGAGTATCGTAAAGAAATGTTGTTAGAACTCGTGTATCAATCGCTATACCAAGCAGTTGATAAAATGATCCAATATTGGGAAAGATTCTTTGATAATTTACACGAAACACGTGAAAATTTATTGTTTGAAATCCAAAAGCGAAGCAAGGAATTTGAGGGGAAAACGAACCCGACGAATGTATATGTATTAGCTGAAGAGAAATTGCAAGAAAAGATTTGGCAAGATATGCAGCAACATTTAAATTTAGGTGTATTACCGAAAGATATATCGGCTGAAATTTATATGAGCTTGTACGGGGAATATTGTCGTGATGCAAAAGCCGAAGAAATTCAGTCGAAAAAGGTGGAAGACTTCTATCGTGAACATATATTGAGTTATTGTTATGACGAACTTCAAGTGCGCTATCGTGACAAACTAGAGCTTAATATCGTTGAAGCATTGCGAAAAGAAGCAGATTTCAAGAAACGTGATCGTGATGAATACGTTCGTGAAAAAATTGAAGATCTTTTCCATTTAGCAAGTCCGTTCGTTCCGAAAGTTTCTCATCATAGAGAGTTACAATATTGGGGCGTACATCCTTCTTTAAAACAAGAATTGCAAGAAGAGTTATTGCAAGAAATGTTTAAAGAAAAAGATACGGTAAACGAGGCGTTTTCACCATTTGAAGTGATTTGTTATCGTGCTCATTACGGATTATCGCTACAAGATTTTCCTAAGCTTTCATCTGGACATATTGCGAATGGTTTTATGAACGATAAAGGTGATTATTTTCAATCGTATTATCGCCGCGTGAACAAATTAAATAGTAAAAAATCTAGTTTGACGCCGCATTTAGATAAATATTGGCACTTACCAGCCTTTATGCCAGACTTGAATGCAACGCAAACGAAGTTAGATTACGATAAATGTAATCGTGCTCTTCTATACGCGTATATGTATCGCTGGATTAGCTTAGTTGCTGTTGATGGGCAATTCGTGTATCAATATAACGGTGTCGGCCGTAGCTTTTTAATCCAGTCGATGGGGAAAAATATTTCAAGCGAAAGTTATAAGTTGCACAGAGCATTGCTTCATAATCCGTTTATTTATGAAAATATCTTGTCCAGGTTTGAAGAAGAGCAAGAAAAGGCAATGATACAAGGTGGACATTTATATACACATGCATTTGTATTAGGTGCTCAAGATATTAGATGGCTTCGTAAAGAGCATGTCCATAATATTTTAGATATGATTTTAATGTATGATCGTGAGGCAAAATATGACCCGACGTTAGAAGAAACATCTGACGATTTGTTAAGGCTATTCCTTGATGAAATTGAGTTGTATTTCCAAAACTATTACGGAACAGGTGCAGATATGGTTGCAAAGAAAGAAAAAGAGATGTTTATGAAACAATTGTGGGATCGTTCGTATGCGAAAGGGTATGTGGATCCAAATAGTGCGCCTTATAAAAAATGGCAAAATGTATTACATGTTCCCGATGAAGAAGAAGTGCCAAAAACGAATGTATAA
- a CDS encoding divergent PAP2 family protein codes for METILHNDPLIAAVISWFLAQLTKVVFKLIKTGEFDFAKFFASGGMPSSHASTVTALATGVGVVEGVESPIFAVAAIFAIIVMYDASGVRLAVSKQAKILNDFFHGRQTEYKKLNELVGHTPYQVVVGALLGIVVGVGYCL; via the coding sequence ATGGAAACAATTTTACATAATGACCCACTTATAGCAGCTGTAATTTCTTGGTTTTTAGCACAGTTAACGAAAGTCGTTTTTAAATTAATAAAAACAGGCGAGTTTGATTTTGCTAAGTTCTTTGCTTCAGGTGGAATGCCAAGTTCGCATGCGTCGACTGTTACTGCACTTGCTACAGGTGTCGGAGTGGTGGAAGGTGTGGAGAGTCCAATATTTGCGGTTGCCGCTATTTTTGCCATTATTGTTATGTACGATGCTTCAGGAGTAAGGCTTGCGGTTAGTAAGCAAGCGAAAATATTGAATGATTTTTTTCATGGTAGACAAACAGAATATAAAAAGTTAAATGAGCTCGTTGGACATACACCCTATCAAGTTGTTGTTGGTGCACTATTAGGAATTGTTGTCGGGGTTGGGTATTGTTTGTAA